Proteins from one Anopheles nili chromosome 2, idAnoNiliSN_F5_01, whole genome shotgun sequence genomic window:
- the LOC128731696 gene encoding serine protease snake-like, translating to MKHTIFHTVCVTVLLCFCTYKVLGIRLAEQKCQDYRKTIAALSPAPAMASRTNEFVTPSNGLPAMDGEFPHQVLVGQWFYEDEDDTAFIMRCSGALISDQYVLVSGHCFWALAGDEVSLGRHDYTRNSSFPELLIKRGSLIMFPGFDELTVASYNDIGLIRLEESVTFSSHVYPICLWTDDKPLDLSHLISTGFRMGKQVNDTQDTQLMKLRMRRVPNEDCTQVYAGNKYFPQGVSDKQLCVEAPVDWKSTCEGDVGELLQTVEKGSVHGAYRLIGLEGKGVDCDEVHRKIVFTKIDKYLDWIESVVWKS from the exons ATGAAACATACAATTTTCCACACGGTGTGCGTAACTGTATTACTCTGCTTTTGTACATACAAGGTGCTAG GAATTCGATTGGCGGAACAAA AATGTCAGGATTATCGTAAGACGATTGCCGCTCTATCACCTGCACCTGCGATGGCTAGCAGAACAAATGAATTTGTCACTCCCTCGAACGGACTACCGGCCATGGACGGCGAGTTTCCGCACCAGGTGCTCGTAGGCCAGTGGTTCTACGAGGATGAGGATGATACTGCTTTCATTATGCGTTGCAGTGGTGCTCTGATTAGTGATCAGTACGTACTGGTGTCAGGCCACTGCTTCTGGGCGTTGGCCGGCGACGAGGTTTCACTCGGCCGGCATGACTATACGCGCAACTCTTCCTTCCCAGAGCTTCTGATCAAACGTGGCTCCTTGATCATGTTCCCCGGATTCGATGAGCTAACGGTGGCATCGTACAACGATATTGGGTTGATTAGACTTGAAGAATCCGTCACTTTTAGCTCACATGTGTATCCGATTTGCCTATGGACCGACGATAAACCGTTGGATTTATCGCATCTTATCTCAACAGGATTTAGAATGGGGAAGCAGG TGAACGATACACAGGATACCCAGCTGATGAAGCTACGTATGAGGCGTGTCCCAAATGAGGACTGCACTCAGGTGTACGCCGGCAATAAATACTTCCCGCAGGGTGTCTCTGACAAGCAGCTTTGTGTGGAGGCTCCAGTGGATTGGAAATCGACCTGTGAAGGTGACGTCGGTGAACTGCTGCAAACGGTCGAAAAAGGATCCGTTCACGGCGCATATCGACTCATAGGACTTGAAGGCAAGGGTGTGGATTGTGACGAAGTGCAccgaaaaattgttttcacaaAAATCGATAAGTATCTCGATTGGATCGAAAGTGTTGTTTGGAAATCATAG
- the LOC128722008 gene encoding uncharacterized protein LOC128722008 isoform X2 produces the protein MKSIILCLVFVLAYAGGQRITTIQLDGVQYFISRMNPYSPELNYFLAYQYCRSLGLQLASFETKEKVESMTEYLQNAGYGKYNFWTSGNRLGTGMFLWMSTGLPFNATFDYFEKSPETVGMDPLDHNSNTSPQRTARDSSGLQKGCVHLKAPSLRWAPEDCSAVKDFICEQTRCYYYNYGSIPVSSAQGRPIQTSTSTALYTTLAVTTTTAAPVTTEPATTSAEARQFVSYSTVSTTNGEHTSPLASLLNGDILEQDRTPKPMPAQNDNTAEEEQDDDQELDHDQEDDDQQQLHGDELEEDDDELNVVGRSSSSVSAAADDDEEEEHDQEEHDHDESEDEDEQAAELHHQQALAAGQDSASVAGLPDDIPVEQKLKQITKEIEQLSGGSGDRELRVDSRQSFLSLSDLIKNIRPAEKVVPQIDSSYANTMRVLGEPLSHAQKK, from the exons ATGAAGTCCATCATTTTGTGTCTAGTGTTTGTGCTGGCGTACGCAGGAG gccaacgaatcacgacCATCCAGCTGGACGGCGTGCAGTACTTTATTAGCCGGATGAACCCGTACTCGCCGGAATTGAACTACTTCCTTGCGTATCAGTACTGTCGTTCGCTCGGGTTGCAGCTAGCTTCGTTCGAGACTAAAGAAAAGGTGGAATCGATGACCGAATACCTGCAGAACGCTGGTTACGGTAAGTACAATTTCTGGACGTCCGGTAATCGGCTCGGTACGGGCATGTTCCTTTGGATGAGCACCGGACTTCCGTTCAATGCCACGTTCGACTATTTCGAGAAGTCACCGGAAACCGTCGGCATGGACCCTCTGGACCATAACAGCAACACATCGCCTCAGCGTACCGCTCGCGACAG cagcggacTGCAGAAGGGCTGCGTGCACCTGAAGGCTCCGAGCCTACGGTGGGCCCCAGAGGATTGCTCTGCCGTAAAGGATTTCATCTGTGAACAAACGCGATGCTACTACTACAACTACGGTAGCATTCCGGTTTCGTCCGCGCAGGG CCGCCCAATTCAAACATCGACCAGTACCGCACTATACACCACGCTCGCCgtcacgacgacgacggctgcCCCCGTAACGACAGAGCCCGCAACGACTTCCGCAGAAGCGCGCCAGTTTGTGTCCTACTCTACAGTGTCAACAACTAACGGGGAACATACTTCACCACTAGCCTCCTTGTTGAATGGTGACATTTTGGAGCAAGATCGCACACCGAAACCCATGCCGGCTCAGAATGATAACACCGCCGAAGAGGAACAGGACGATGACCAGGAACTCGATCACGATCAGGAGGACgacgatcagcagcagctgcacggGGATGAACTCgaagaggacgatgatgagctGAATGTTGTCGGTCGCAGCAGTAGCAGCGTGTCTGCAGcagccgacgacgacgaggaggaagaGCACGACCAGGAAGAGCACGATCATGATGAAAgtgaggacgaggacgagcagGCCGCCGAGCTACACCACCAACAAGCGCTAGCAGCCGGTCAGGATTCAGCATCCGTCGCTGGTCTGCCCGACGACATTCCGGTCGAGCAGAAACTGAAACAGATCACGAAAGAGATCGAACAGCTGTCTGGTGGTAGTGGAGATCGCGAGCTGCGCGTCGACAGCCGCCAGAGCTTTCTTTCGTTATCTGATTTGATCAAGAATATCCGTCCGGCTGAGAAAGTAGTACCACAGATCGATTCATCCTACGCCAACACGATGCGTGTCCTCGGGGAACCACTAAGCCATGCAcagaaaaaatag
- the LOC128722008 gene encoding uncharacterized protein LOC128722008 isoform X1, giving the protein MKSIILCLVFVLAYAGGQRITTIQLDGVQYFISRMNPYSPELNYFLAYQYCRSLGLQLASFETKEKVESMTEYLQNAGYGKYNFWTSGNRLGTGMFLWMSTGLPFNATFDYFEKSPETVGMDPLDHNSNTSPQRTARDSSSGLQKGCVHLKAPSLRWAPEDCSAVKDFICEQTRCYYYNYGSIPVSSAQGRPIQTSTSTALYTTLAVTTTTAAPVTTEPATTSAEARQFVSYSTVSTTNGEHTSPLASLLNGDILEQDRTPKPMPAQNDNTAEEEQDDDQELDHDQEDDDQQQLHGDELEEDDDELNVVGRSSSSVSAAADDDEEEEHDQEEHDHDESEDEDEQAAELHHQQALAAGQDSASVAGLPDDIPVEQKLKQITKEIEQLSGGSGDRELRVDSRQSFLSLSDLIKNIRPAEKVVPQIDSSYANTMRVLGEPLSHAQKK; this is encoded by the exons ATGAAGTCCATCATTTTGTGTCTAGTGTTTGTGCTGGCGTACGCAGGAG gccaacgaatcacgacCATCCAGCTGGACGGCGTGCAGTACTTTATTAGCCGGATGAACCCGTACTCGCCGGAATTGAACTACTTCCTTGCGTATCAGTACTGTCGTTCGCTCGGGTTGCAGCTAGCTTCGTTCGAGACTAAAGAAAAGGTGGAATCGATGACCGAATACCTGCAGAACGCTGGTTACGGTAAGTACAATTTCTGGACGTCCGGTAATCGGCTCGGTACGGGCATGTTCCTTTGGATGAGCACCGGACTTCCGTTCAATGCCACGTTCGACTATTTCGAGAAGTCACCGGAAACCGTCGGCATGGACCCTCTGGACCATAACAGCAACACATCGCCTCAGCGTACCGCTCGCGACAG cagcagcggacTGCAGAAGGGCTGCGTGCACCTGAAGGCTCCGAGCCTACGGTGGGCCCCAGAGGATTGCTCTGCCGTAAAGGATTTCATCTGTGAACAAACGCGATGCTACTACTACAACTACGGTAGCATTCCGGTTTCGTCCGCGCAGGG CCGCCCAATTCAAACATCGACCAGTACCGCACTATACACCACGCTCGCCgtcacgacgacgacggctgcCCCCGTAACGACAGAGCCCGCAACGACTTCCGCAGAAGCGCGCCAGTTTGTGTCCTACTCTACAGTGTCAACAACTAACGGGGAACATACTTCACCACTAGCCTCCTTGTTGAATGGTGACATTTTGGAGCAAGATCGCACACCGAAACCCATGCCGGCTCAGAATGATAACACCGCCGAAGAGGAACAGGACGATGACCAGGAACTCGATCACGATCAGGAGGACgacgatcagcagcagctgcacggGGATGAACTCgaagaggacgatgatgagctGAATGTTGTCGGTCGCAGCAGTAGCAGCGTGTCTGCAGcagccgacgacgacgaggaggaagaGCACGACCAGGAAGAGCACGATCATGATGAAAgtgaggacgaggacgagcagGCCGCCGAGCTACACCACCAACAAGCGCTAGCAGCCGGTCAGGATTCAGCATCCGTCGCTGGTCTGCCCGACGACATTCCGGTCGAGCAGAAACTGAAACAGATCACGAAAGAGATCGAACAGCTGTCTGGTGGTAGTGGAGATCGCGAGCTGCGCGTCGACAGCCGCCAGAGCTTTCTTTCGTTATCTGATTTGATCAAGAATATCCGTCCGGCTGAGAAAGTAGTACCACAGATCGATTCATCCTACGCCAACACGATGCGTGTCCTCGGGGAACCACTAAGCCATGCAcagaaaaaatag
- the LOC128721205 gene encoding serine protease snake-like has protein sequence MLGQVPYVIWMGTMLVLGGWFGYGAQGQRLAEQKCEEYRKILSKKQSVIPLTLHPTAIEFEVFNCTNVVQLIVGGEEAKLGEFPHHALLGYPKETDQEEYDFRCGGTLISDQHVLTAAHCFSDDTPTVVRLAEYDITYRTYTEFQTDIAEILRHPDYMNTRVYNDIAIVKLKNKAPLSKDILPACLWTNEHRNLTRYIATGFGYNETLGGELSKTMKKVQLDEFPVDDCTQSFKYDRRFRNGVREGQLCVGSIVEGRDTCQGDSGGPLQVVTNSKTCTYAVVGITSTGGACGIGQSKAVYTKVSHYIDWIEDNVWGANAL, from the exons ATGTTGGGCCAGGTGCCGTACGTAATATGGATGGGTACAATGCTAGTGTTAGGTGGCTGGTTCGGTTATGGCGCTCAAG GTCAAAGACTTGCCGAACAAA AGTGCGAGGAATATCGGAAGATCCTTAGCAAAAAGCAAAGCGTTATACCGCTCACGCTTCATCCAACAGCGATCGAGTTCGAGGTCTTTAACTGCACTAACGTTGTGCAGCTAATCGTCGGTGGTGAGGAAGCGAAGCTCGGCGAGTTTCCCCATCACGCCCTGCTCGGTTATCCAAAAGAAACGGATCAAGAAGAGTACGACTTTCGGTGCGGTGGAACTCTCATTAGTGATCAACACGTCTTGACCGCGGCCCACTGCTTCTCGGATGACACGCCAACCGTGGTGCGACTCGCCGAATACGATATAACATACAGGACCTACACCGAGTTCCAGACCGATATCGCTGAAATTCTTCGGCATCCGGATTACATGAACACGCGGGTATATAATGATATCGCGATAGTGAAGCTAAAGAATAAGGCTCCGTTGTCGAAGGACATCCTGCCGGCTTGTTTGTGGACCAACGAGCACCGCAACCTCACGCGTTACATTGCGACCGGATTCGGCTATAACGAAACACTTGGTGGTGAGCTGTCCAAAACTATGAAGAAAGTGCAGTTGGACGAGTTCCCGGTGGACGATTGCACTCAATCATTTAAATACGATCGACGATTCCGCAACGGAGTTCGGGAGGGTCAGCTATGTGTTGGGAGCATTGTAGAAGGTCGCGACACCTGCCAAGGCGATTCGGGTGGACCCCTACAGGTGGTGACCAACTCGAAAACCTGCACATATGCCGTGGTGGGCATTACATCAACCGGTGGGGCATGCGGCATTGGTCAGTCGAAGGCGGTCTACACCAAGGTATCGCATTACATCGATTGGATAGAAGACAACGTTTGGGGCGCTAATGCGTTGTGA
- the LOC128731707 gene encoding LOW QUALITY PROTEIN: serine protease snake-like (The sequence of the model RefSeq protein was modified relative to this genomic sequence to represent the inferred CDS: substituted 1 base at 1 genomic stop codon) yields the protein MVSPTSAVFVAVVFLGSHFVACYAQGETRISVKKCDEYRRIISSKRGIISLTLSPKPFYYQSYNCSNVVELIVGGEAAKQGEFPHHALLGYPLEDGSTGGYSFSCGGSLISDRFVLTAAHCFSYGNPVLVRLGEYDLTMDSVSQVDFGIAEIIRHPEYRNSRSYHDLALVRLNETVLFSKTIRPACLWTDPVLNVSRFVATGFGKLEEGTVELSSKMMKVQLDLFPSADCGQLFRDNRRFRDGISEGQLCVGSIIGGKDTCQGDSGGPLQTITEPRSCIYNIVGVTSTGAACGIGHSKAIYTKVSYYLEWIEQIVWPKXTKPP from the exons ATGGTGAGTCCCACAAGTGCTGTTTTCGTTGCAGTCGTCTTTCTGGGGTCACACTTTGTGGCATGCTATGCCCAGGGAG AGACAAGGATATCTGTAAAAA AGTGCGATGAGTACCGCAGAATTATCTCGTCGAAACGAGGGATAATTTCGCTCACCTTAAGTCCTAAGCCATTCTATTATCAGTCCTACAACTGCTCGAATGTAGTGGAGCTGATCGTTGGCGGAGAGGCCGCTAAGCAAGGCGAGTTTCCACACCACGCACTACTGGGTTATCCTTTAGAAGATGGATCAACAGGCGGGTATAGCTTCAGCTGCGGTGGCTCGTTGATTTCGGATCGCTTTGTTCTGACCGCCGCGCATTGCTTCAGCTATGGCAATCCGGTGCTAGTGCGCTTGGGAGAGTACGATCTGACGATGGATTCGGTCAGCCAGGTTGATTTTGGTATCGCGGAGATCATTCGACATCCTGAGTATCGGAACTCTCGTTCCTACCACGATCTAGCGCTCGTAAGATTGAACGAAACCGTGCTTTTTTCAAAAACGATACGTCCTGCGTGTCTCTGGACCGATCCCGTGCTCAACGTTAGTCGCTTCGTAGCGACCGGATTCGGGAAGCTGGAGGAAG GAACCGTGGAGTTGTCTTCTAAAATGATGAAAGTGCAGCTGGATCTGTTCCCATCGGCTGATTGCGGCCAACTGTTTCGAGATAATCGTAGATTTCGTGACGGCATCTCTGAAGGTCAGCTTTGTGTAGGAAGCATTATCGGCGGCAAGGACACCTGTCAGGGTGATTCTGGTGGTCCATTACAAACGATTACGGAGCCACGCAGCTGCATTTATAATATCGTTGGAGTGACGTCGACAGGGGCTGCATGCGGAATTGGTCATTCGAAAGCCATCTACACGAAAGTGTCATACTACCTGGAGTGGATCGAGCAAATCGTTTGGCCTAAATGAACGAAGCCACCGTAA